In Corvus moneduloides isolate bCorMon1 chromosome 3, bCorMon1.pri, whole genome shotgun sequence, one DNA window encodes the following:
- the BEND6 gene encoding BEN domain-containing protein 6 isoform X4 — protein sequence MKKFTLFDFVNDNSLQIGETSWIQDLPCDDNELERLLKPNEHVLVNWPVGERKTEKHLVKVVYMSDDPQELVEMMQKILRADEITKIQVLGKGKRKRIEMIFSESEDSDLDKEKGKMVKHIKRKKSLQASAPANILSQLETSLINKQREPYSGSNFLYSESSSDDEEPLFQLSKVELCAKIKSLKRKLTDTMRENCRLRQSLVMLQVLPQAVTHFEELVGMAEALLKGGVTSSTSSLHPHAVWKASHNPLADSYAAMHSNSSSPVTLNVEDEDQQTEKQFKIEKWQIALCNKSKPQKFINDLMQALYTHEYMATHSLTGAKSSSSKDKAAKPAMNQNEVQEIIGITKQLFPNTDDALIRRMMGQKLNNCTKKPILSKDLNSGAFQKHSF from the exons atgaaaaaattcacACTGTTTGATTTTGTAAATGATAATTCACTGCAAATTGGAGAGACTTCATGGATACAGGACCTTCCCTGTGATGACAATGAACTAGAAAGACTTCTGAAACCTAATGAGCATGTACTAGTTAACTGGcctgtgggagaaagaaagacagaaaagcaccTGGTGAAAGTTGTGTACATGAGTG ATGACCCCCAAGAGCTGGTGGAAATGATGCAAAAGATATTACGAGCAgatgaaattacaaaaatacaaGTCCTTGGAAAAGGCAAGAGGAAGAGGATAGAAATGATATTCTCAGAAAGTGAGGACAGTGACTTGGATAAAGAAAAA GGGAAGATGGtaaaacatataaaaagaaagaagtcatTGCAGGCATCTGCTCCTGCCAACATCCTGAGTCAGCTTGAAACATCGTTAATTAACAAACAG agagaacCATATTCAGGAAGCAACTTTCTATATAGTGAAAGTAGCAGTGATGATGAAGAGCCTTTATTTCAACTCTCCAAGGTAGAACTATGTGCCAAAATTAAAAGTCTCAAGAGGAAGCTGACAGATACCATGAGAGAAAACTGCCGCCTAAGGCAGTCTCTGGTGATGCTTCAAG TGTTGCCACAGGCAGTCACTCATTTTGAGGAACTGGTAGGGATGGCTGAAGCACTGCTCAAAGGGGGAGTGACGTCATCTACGTCCAGTCTGCATCCACATGCTGTTTGGAAGGCATCTCACAATCCATTAGCAGATTCCTATGCAGCTATGCATAGTAACTCCAGCTCACCAGTAACTTTGAATGTGGAAGATGAGGACcaacagactgaaaaacag ttcaAGATCGAAAAGTGGCAGATTGCACTTTGTAACAAGAGCAAACCTCAAAAATTTATAAATGACTTGATGCAAGCACTTTATACACATGAATACATGGCTACACACAGCCTGACAGGTGCAAAGTCCTCCTCTTCAAAGGATAAAGCGGCAAAACCAGCTATGAATCAGAATGAAGTTCAGGAAATCATAG GAATCACAAAACAGTTGTTTCCAAACACAGATGATGCTTTAATAAGGCGAATGATGGGACAAAAACTAAACAATTGCACCAAGAAGCCAATTTTAAGCAAAGATCTTAACTCAGGTGCTTTTCAGAAACATAGCTTTTG